The Vigna angularis cultivar LongXiaoDou No.4 chromosome 6, ASM1680809v1, whole genome shotgun sequence genome contains the following window.
TAGTTTTCCGTACTAATGCTCGTTATGATACGATGTACTCGTACAAGGATCATATGAACAAACGTAGAGAATGGGTTGCCCACCTCCAAGCTGGGGCGGGAATCGTAGCTGACAGTGATCTAGCTGATGAGCAGAGAGAGTGCGAGAATAAAGTTGCAGCCCTTGCTCGTGCCATCGATCTTGCAGAATCTTCTTTAGTTAACAAACAATAATTTCAGTGTGTTTATCATACACGTGGCGGAGGAGGCTGACAAGTTCATCAAGCACCCCTTCTTCCGGAAAATGGCGCACGTGCAAGACCGCAGCTACCCCGACCATCACCACATCGCTAACCTCGTTAGCAAAGATGCCTATGCCCACACACCCCGTCTTGAAACAAAAGCgatttcacttctttcattttgaGTCGAGGAACAAAATAGGGATGTTGGGTGGGGAGGTTGGGTTGAGAGAGGTAGAGATGGTGATTGCGGTGGCAGTGATGGATTTCTTTGTTTAGAGGATTTGGAGAAGATGATTGAGGATTTGGTGAAGATGATGGAGGGagtggaagatggaaggaaggagatgaaggagagggagggagggagaaaaGCTGAGAAAGACTGACTcaatgtcagaaaaaaaaaatcgtgcAACTCCACCGTGAGCCACCTTAGCCTTTCTTTATCATCGTTGGGTTTGGAGgacaaaaattatgatttctttAAGGAGAAGGATCAAAATGTAGCTTAATTTAAAGgagaaactaaaaacaaattcgcttgataatttaagaactaaaaacatatttagccCATCTCATTATAAACTGAACACTTAATTCTTCTCCTAACCCTTCAATATGTAAGTATTGAATATCGAACATCTAGTATGTAATCTACCGGATAGTCATTTAATACAAACATCATACAAAATGATACAAATATTTCTTACCCTCCCTCGTATATATTTTGTGTACTTATCAAACAAAAACTGTATGTGGAATTAGATTTGAGTAGAATttagttttattcttttcaaacaaaatttataattattcatttaatcGCAATACAAATAAATACTAGGAAGGGATAAGCCTGTCACATCTTTATATACCATACAAGTGGTTTCAAATTGTAGGGCACAAGCTGCGTCGTcactttattttttccttttacaatttctttttgAGAGACACTTTTGTTAAAAATACCATCAAACACAAACATCAAATATCTTCTTtcactaaaattttaattcctCATTCTACAAGaaaatcttctttttcactAAACTCAATTATGTGATCTAAAACTACATATTCTGAACTAGATTGACGAAAATGtacgtgtttttttttcttctataaaaagtaatttaattaggTTACATTGTAATATTGGTCTCTCTTTAAGCTTTTATTATTTGTGATTTCGGTCTCccgattttaaattaattttttttaaataattcgtAGTTTTGGCctaattatcaattttatatatgtttccCTCTttgtttagaaagaaaaaaatatgtattatttttatttaattcatttttttttggtgagaatttaataaccaaaaaaaaactaCGATAGCGAAAAACTACATATCACACAGCGTAAAACTACGATAGAAGTCGCgtactttataatattttaaagttctaaatgataaatattttattaaagttctAAAAACTAGGTAAAAAATAgagttttacttttttgttaGAATAACATACAATTTGTTTTTCATACATAGGTATATAAGTGTGAGATATTTTTGGAGAATTAATGTGGTGGGCAATTGTGAGGTTCGGCCTCTTTATCTCAAATCAATTGCTTTGCACACCTACCAACATAGTGCTGTCAATAATGCATTTCATCTCACTTtctatttaaaactattttaaatattattcattaatattaaacaataaataaaatgttatctatttttcattaatgaaGAATAATACGTTGGATACAAAACATTATTTTCTCATTAtcttaattattgatattttactttattaattttgtttagatGTTTCATATTTCCTTAagtttatcaattttttaaaatatatataataagagtatgaaatgaaatattaaagtGAGTTAATATGATTTATCATTACTGCATAAAAAGTTTATGACGTTTGTTATTTTCTACATTCAACATTCAATCTAGATCCAATATTTTATTGGGAGACGTCAATTTTGACGTCGAATCCCCTTTTTCAAACGTCAATTTTATTGTTGGACTCCTCCTAAAGCGActtccattttttaaaaaaaaattaatttgtttttactatATTACCATACCTGAAATACAAAAAACGACTCCAACATatcacaaaattttatatactatGAATTTCAAGCAATGGAGATTGGGCACTCAATGTCGTCGTCGAGATACGTCAACTCATGCAAAAAACTACATTATAAGCCAAAATTAATCGGTGCAAACGAAATTTAATCAGTGCAAATGAAATTTAATCTGTGCAAATGAAATTTAATCTGTGCAAACTAAAGTTAatcaatgtaaaataaattaattcgaagaaaatcaatcaaacatacttTGCAGCAACAATGGAGAACGCGAACAAAAcgaaaactcaaacaaaaatgGGAAATAAAATGAAGCTCGCTGAGCTTTTGGGGTTTAAAAGGACATTTGACGTCGGCTCCCCTCCACTACCGACGTCTAATTGCTAAAAAAATCCATTTTGGCGTATTGTCGCAACTTATTGACGTCTGTGGAAGGGGATCTGAAATCTAATGTGTATTAGACATCGGTCCCTTCTATGTTTGATGTTTAATGTCTAAAAAAGTGACATTTCAATGCTGATTTTGTAGTTTCTGACCGAGGATTTGATGTCTGGTTTGGGAGAATCGACGTTTATGccgtaaaaaaattaatattagtgcttaaaatgtgatattttCGAACTTTTTTAACGTCCGTGGAGGGGAAGCCGACGTCTGATTTGAGTTAGACGTCGGAAGCCGGTAACCGACGTTTAAAGACAATAAAACAGTGACTTTTCAGTTTTGTATCAGATCATTTGACATTTGATCCGGAGAACTCGGTTAACCGACTTCTATAATTaggttttatttataaaattgtcacCAGTCATTTTTtaccttaaattttattttgttaaatgttAAATACGTCACATTAAACATTATTTCAACACTAATGTATATAAGTAATTTGATCACGAATTTCAGTAAAAGTAAatagtttaactttttttttaagtaaaacattttataattgaatttgacTTATCATTGATAAGTTATTCGACAGActaacatatataatttaacttattttttttaagtaaaacattttataatttaatttgacttATCATTTATTTGACAAActaacaaatataaaacattttataatttaatttgacttATCATTTGATAAGTTATTCAACAGActaacatatataatttatccACTTTTAATCTggtttaaacttattttatttaaagtttaaatgaataaattcaatttaaatcgtttttaaaaaattgattcttTTCAATCTAATTTGACTCAAATTTGTGATAATCAGATTAGTTTTCTctttaaaacttattttgacatttctaaaataatttatttatcaaccAGGCATAATTTAGTTTCTTTAATAAACTCATGTTAGTATTAGACCCCTCTTTTTACATTTTAGCAATCAAAGATGATATAATTTGTAcctaaatttgtttaatatattttgagatGTTAGTTCCATGAAAGAAGCCATAGCTAAGGACCTAAATCATGCTAGCCAGAAAAAAatgatatgttttttatttagttttattattattaaaagagaaGAAGCTGAGGAAGAAAGATTCTGACATATAATTGAAGATTCAGGTAAAGAAAAAGGGAGATTGAGTGTGACTAAAGGAAAAGTAATAGTGCAATGAACTTacattgcaaaagaaacaatGTTGACACACTTTTGTTTCGACAAACATTACTACAAAACATAAACTCTTTTCTTATGTTCTCCacatcaattttcttttttccatttaTGTTTCTGTCTTGTTCATTCAACAATATAAAACTgccaaacaaaaaataaaagtaaagaaaataaggtttcttttaacaaacacatataataattacatgtacacaactattaatatttttgtaacttGTTATAGTTTAATGTAACTACATTttgttaaataagaaaaaagtattTCGATAAACTGGAGttgtatttaaaaatgattagtatattttaataacttcttttaataaaattcatatcTTAAGCTTAAGACCTTAATTACGATTATGTACTGGAGATGCATACATATGTTTGACCTTAATTACGATTATTGTGCTTGAATAATGAAGACGAAATATTGgtgattttgattaaaaaaattgcatcTCAATGCATAAGTTCATCTCAATATTCCAAAACTACCCCTTATCCATGAAGCTTTTTTTTTCGTGAAAAGAGGGTGAAAGAGGTAATTGGCTAGCCTTTGTTTTGGACACGATGGTTGGTCGGAGATAAGAAGCTATCACAGTATGTTCTTAttgtaaaagtattttattttatagtggaaatttgttaaaaagttaatttatatttgtaatttttaaattttgatgtgaaattagaactttttttttaattttaatatattttgatttttaaatttaaaaaattattaaatacaatcagtttaatttaattttaatttaatgattatattatataatattttacgtTAGTATTTcagttaaaatatatcaaataatatacatattttaaatgtcaaaaatataattttatatataaaaaattacttaattgaattaagaaaattaaattaatatatttttaaaatttaaaaactaaattatattaaagtttcaaaaataaactgtattaaaatttaagatatgaataaattttaattttatatcaaaatttaaaaattaaaaatatattttatgatggATGAACACAACACTCAAGATCCAATAGATAATACTTCTATGTTTCTCGTATGTTTATGGCTCTctaatataactttataaaaattattttattttttactattgaTTCGTTTACTAATTCTGTTAAGATAATAGTTAACAACATCTtgtcattaattatttaaatacggAAAGTATGAGTAAGTTGTCATTACATTAGTGGCCAAAGGACTAATCTCACTATCTCTGTGGGGTTTACATTAAGACTCTAATGCTTCAAAAGTAATAATCATGACTTAATAATCTTGATTAATATGTTAGCACCATCATTTATATATACCTCACCTTATAGGCTTGTTTAGATCCAccaaattaaatttcttaatttcgttcattttaaataaaaaaaaacgttgcatctttatattataaaacaataattttattataaaataaatttgttaataatcttcaaatttagtaaataaataaaatttataattttttttatactttattataataaaaaaattattgataaaatttatcaataaaaagttattaaaaactTCATAAGTTGTTTTTATGacattaaaatttgtaatttatgatttatttatagaaaaccACCGTTGTCtccctttatatatatatatatatatatatatatatatatatatatatatatatataaatatatttttcaggaaacttgtttaaaaaaattattctaactAAGACTAATTATgaaagtaattaattatatacaatttttcgatataatctaattttttgGATTATGATGCAATTTCTTTTccattctttattttcattgaaTATTTATGTGACTGAAATGTGCAAGAAAGTTATCATGGAGACAGAAACTTTATCATAAGaatataagtaaatctagaagACAATTTCTTCCTTGAAAGACAGATATTCTTCTTTAAACATCATTATGTTTTGAAGAACCCTATACACATGTAATCATTTCTTCCCTTCTAGTTCTTTCTTAGAGAGAACCTAACCACATGTTATATATTCTTTCATGTTTAATCAGATAAAAAAACTAACAGAATATTCGTTACAACCTTAGATTTCTTTCCCAGTTTTACTATGATTTGTTAactaatttctttttatgtttatgaCAACATAAGATGACAAAAAAGAACATACATAAAGATAAAATCTAAGATGACTATTGAATAGATATGCAAATCTACCAATCATAGATGCGATTTTGAAGTTCACTTTTCTAAGGGGGTGGGAACTCGTATATTATACTTGCGATTACAAATGtctgataacatttttttttcaattatactaataaaagtaaatacaaAATCGTTCTTCcaagaaaatttaattacataatctaattaaactcatttatcaaaatcaatttaataataattgtgGAATTCAtagtgataaaataatattaaaataataaactttaaattaagattaaaagtttaaagaaaGCTTCACTGAAATTGGGTTCTGAATCACGTTAGAGTAACATCTTGAACAATATTTCATATGTTCAATCATTCATATTCAATTCCTTAAATCAAGttctaaatatatatgttaaattattaattctttaaacaacttaacatataatttacattaaaatcTGATGCTTACGAATGACCAGAAGAAAATGCGTTATTGCTAACATTGTTCCTTTTGGTTGCTCTTACTTATGTCcacatttaaatttacttttcagtaaacattaacatttaaaaattcattatatttttataaaatgacaaGAAAAGTAAGAAGAGCATTTGAACACAAGATATTGATTAGAAAGATTACATCAAAACGAATTCAATACATCCAATTCTAATGAAATAGAGTTCTAGATACTCCTAGTCATCTAGAATGTACACATTTGAATCAATTCCTTGACGAAAATGGTGTCTTGAAGTAGTTTCCTGGAGTTCCTCAGATGTTTTCGTATTTTGTTTTGTCAGAAGTTATTCCTTTTCTGTCTTTCTTGAACTAAAAGCCAATTCAAACTTAATTAATTCGCTCAGTGTACAGCTAAGCATTCGTTGAGCGAAAACTCAACTACTTATCCATTAATTGATGCAATTCGCTCAAGGAGTTGTCATGGTGAGTTGAGCGAAAATTCTTCCTTGTAGTTGAGCAAATGATGATTGACTTAGCGAGAAATTGCGAACAGTACTCCAATGTATAAATTCCTGTACAAATGACTACACAACTTTCCTACTTACTATTACAACTTTTCTATGAGGAAAACACATTGTTTCATGAATAAACACAACTTTGAGATAATTAATAAGTATGAAAACAAGTATTTTTCACATTATCAACTCCCCTAAACTTGAATTAtttcatgtcctcatgaaaTCACAACACATACAACACAATAGATATCtgacattttttataaaacgATTTTGCACACCAGAAAGAGCTATATGCATTCCCAAAGATTTCAAACAAGTATGACATGACACATTTATCACTCAAAAGTTCACATGTTCATAGAATATGAACGACCAGATCAAAGATTCAACATTACTCACCAATTTAGTGTTTGTCCTCACAtgtttatcaataaatttgtcATAGAATTTCATCATCTTTTGCAAATCATCTAGTTCACACACTTCACACACCATTGGTTAAGTCAAAAggtatttttagggttaaacTTGGCTTGGCTAAGATAATCATAGTTTTTCCTGAATCCAAAATCATCACTCAAGAAGAGAAAACAAATACATGCTTCAATTCtcaattcaatcatcaaattCCAATGTATATCACTCATTTCATACTATATTCTTTCACAATTCAACCTTCTCTTTTAATTTATGCACCATTTTGATCaacacaaaatatttttgttttttgcttttgtttttatttattaaacatcTTTTCTTTCCCCAAACTTGAATTCCATCACACCCTCATTCAAAGCATCGTATATCTTTTCCCAAACAACGTCTTGATGTCTTGAAGCAGTCTCTATCAAGTTCCGTaaattttctcttccttttctaaCCAGAACCCCCTCACTTTCTTTCTTGACTAAATAACCACTCCCTGAAATACATAATTCGTTGAGCGAACAAGTATTCATTCGTTAAGCGAAAACTCAAATATTCCTCTATTAACTAATCTCACTCGTTGAGCAAACCACTATGCTCGTTGAGCGAATCATCACTGGTTGAGCAAGAAAATGTTGACAAATCCTTCAATGATGTAACAATTTCCTATACAATGTGATAACACAACTTTCTTAACAACTATTACATTTTTCTATGCGGAAACACATAACtcatgaataattaaaattttaagagtaTTAATaagcatgaataataaatatttttcacacttatcaaccGATATAAGCAAGATGTCTTAAAACTTATGTTGGGGACAGAAGAACTAAATATTACCCTTATTCATGAATGATGTAAGCCTCTGAATcattctttatatttaattgatttctttatttACTTATCAAATAAATGTTGTGTTCAAATATATGTTTGGTGTCAGTAATAATACATGGTTGaatgatgtatatgggttcatagACCCCAAACTCACTCATGAAAACAATAAGTTTGATAACATTCAAGCATACGTCACCAAATGCTTTGaacaaaggaagaaaaaatattcTGTCCCTTAAATTGTTGCGTGAATGTAGTTTGTTGACTTGTAATTATAATCTGTCATTTTGAGATATAACAACTAGTTgaaaaacagtaataattgcattaaattaaatacttgATAAGTTTATTAAACACTTAAATATAACTTGTGCAAAATAcatgtataataatatttaacatatttactTGTTGTAAGGATAAATCATATTGTTGTTGGATGTGATAAATATAATGTGTGggttttgtttgatttttgtgttGGTTTAATAcgtgaatagaaaaaaaaaatcatttataagaagTGTCTGCATTAGACTTTTGTATGACTGGAACTGAAGTATAAagaaatattaagttttaattctagtaataattgaaatttaatatttttttgattaaaaatattatttaattttaagaatattagattcgaattttataataattgaaaCCTAATaacttttatgatttaaaaatattatttaattttaaaagtattaagtctctattttaataataatcaaagtctaatatttttaaaattaaataattttttaatttttttttaaatcaacgAGAGATTAAGTTTTGGTTATTTTGAAAACCATAACCAAATTGTTTCTttccattatttatttatgatttgatatttcaatttttccataactaaaatataacgtaaaactttatttttgttcatgatcaaaactaaaaataacctttttttttaacttatctAAATATCCTTTTTATTGTTAAACCGAACTATAATATCCAGTGAAATGTAGGAGGAATATAAAAATTGTTGCCCAACTATGGAAAGTACTTCCAAAACTTATTTCCACCTCCTATTAGGGTTATGATGACGGTGGCtacttcatcatcatcatatataatattattcttttgtttttaaaataattaaaataaacttttatgatGAAAAGCAATTTTgaaataagttatatataaCCTTCTGTAAACGCCAATATCACATTGCTtccactctttttctttttctaatattaGAAGTCCCACACTGGATACTTTATTTCCGTAAAACCTCTTTCATTTTTACATAAATCAGAAATCATTGACTGTCgaataagtattattattatcattactaataataataaagaaatgtTTGAAGTATTACacaaataaatgcaattatttaaatcttgaaagataattttttcttctcagATCGTGGGCAATTGAAGttcaattttaaatagaaaaaaaattattttgatcaCATTTGAGTTGAGTTTGAATATAATCTTTATTGATAAGTGTATtccaattaaaatttaactgtACAGTACTAATATATTTCATCAAATTATTAAtacaaacattttatttaagattacagacaaaattttaattttattagttgTTATAAAAATCttctatattaatatataaaaagaagatCATGTAAACATTATTTATAAGCATACTAATATTTCTTTCAACAGTACAATAACATATTacaataaattcataataattaaaaacatatataagttTATTATGTGAATAATttgaagcataaaaaaaaacttgaaaccCTCATGagaaaaatattcttaacaTTCAAATAGattcaaattttgaaagattGATGCAAGTGTTCTACATCTCGTGAACTTCTCTGCCAATAGTTTTGTTAGCATGCATGCCAAAAAAAACCCAATAATCAACCGAAACCAGAAAGCACGAGCAGCCAATAAGTGACATTAACCGAACTTTTATCATCAATGAGCAATGTCATCTTTCTGcaactatatttatatatgatagTTATGTCAAAGAGAATCTTCCACAACTTcaactatttttctttcaaagaaaaataaaatattacccTTACATCTGTAAAAAACTCATTTATTCTTATATCAAAATCCTCTTTATTTTTGTGGTTATAAATGAGGCcatttatttgtgtttgtttggcCAATGGCATGAAGGATGTTGTTGATAAAGCTTGTGAAGTTGTATCttgtaaaaaaagttatttttattttactgattatattttaagataaatattttattgttaaataatgattaattaaacaTTCCATTCACctttatgttataaaaaaaaattatatatatatatatatatatatatatatatataaataaatacactctcttaatttttaatttatgttaaaactTCATAGAGTTGTGCTTATAACTAGGAATATTAGTCCTACAATAAAGAGTGAGTgactataacaaaaaaaaatgaataagcattctaatttaattttataacttcaAGTTTACAGAactgattttaatttaaatcacttttaaaataaagtggtttatgtttaaaagatttaaatgttttttataagatttagtacaaaatattaaatcaatgtGAAGTTATATAATTGtcctattttattatattttgatatgttaTTTTAAGCACACTAATTGTTGTCAGTTGAAGTTACTATAGAACTATTGTAATTATACAAGtcttacaatttatttaatatatcttCATTTACTtacattttaatagtttttactAAGTAACAagaacattttaaataaatatgttaaacatttattatcatcattcctaaaatatatttaaaagatgaaAGGATTGTAATTTGTAGTAGGGAACGGAGGTGATACGGTGGACCATGGTTCccctaatttttaaaatatatttaaatcattttaaaaagtaCTTTCCCCcataaatacatataataaaaaactttattcgtgtaagttaattttttcttacaCACTATTTTTGTGCAAGGCGGGTTTTTTACGAATTCAAATCTAATTTTGTCCAAGTTATGCAAACTCTTATCACTCACTAAGCAACATAACAGAgattattcaaaattataaaaatcaacattaaaaagaaatgatgttttaatcaataaatatattaatttttcttaataagaATTGACACGTATATAGCCTATCTCTGTATCTTATCCTTTTAAggagaaacaaaataaaaacatcaatAAGTATAATGATGAGGTAGCATTTTCAAAACATTCTCCTCAAGAAAAAAGAAGTCAAATGCGACATAAAAGACTTTCCAATACTCcttttatatcttattattttatattccaATCCTTATGAGTTATTTTTCTCTGTAGCTCATGTctttttatgagaaaaatacGTAGTCGGCAACGTACAAGGTTAAGAATACGTAGCAGagattaaaatatagtttatgcGATAACCTTTTTGGacaaaagatattaaaaaaagaaaagttgtttGGTCACTAAATCAGCCACAAGACCATGTGGAACCATTAACCATGGCATGCTGCATTCACCAGTCTAATTTTGCtgctactttctcatttctagtGCAAAAGTAAGAACCCttttacctttttcaaaaatcttcACATTTCAATTGCCACGTTCCTTCTTTCTCTCCTATAAATTCCCCTCTCCACCCTTCATTCTACCTCCTCAAACATCATcaccttcttttcttccatttcatcCTCTCCAAGAATTTCTCACTCTTCCTTGCGTAGCCGACAGAGTACTGAAGAATCTGTAAAGCTCAGGAGGGATAGCGCCATGATTTTTCACATCATCGTGTTCTTTGGCGCTGTCTATCCTGAGTTTCATGGCTTCTTCTTACTGTATATACATCTTCAAAGATGCATGTTCTTGCAAGAGAAGACTCACTGAAAACTATTCtctatatatgcttctttcttCCTCACTCTCTTTCTGAATGTTACTTGATTTGTAGGTTCTGATCATGGCGGTTCTGAAGTCAAGATCTTCAAAGATATGATGACGATTGGGAGTGTACGATTTTTTCCTTAACCacctcttttctttttatgtattttgaCTCGACTTTTATCTCCTgcaaaggtttttttttttttttattattcctcCCATCTCAGGTTTTGTAACTTCATGCAtgttgtttctttgtttttcctACTTAATTTCCTTTGTTTTTGATCTATTTAGTTCAAAACAAATGGTTTGTACTTTTTAGTTGTTTGTGTTTGTCGTTTGATGTTTTggctttgttttgttttctttcattgcctgaactttttcaaaagcTTGCCTCGTTTTCTCGTGCTGTGGAAGAACTCTTTTGCAGAAAAGAATTTGCTAATTATCTGCACTAAATTCTCTTACGTTGTTGTATGCATCTTAAAGACAGATTGAAGTTCTTCAAGCAGAATTTGCTGCATGGTTTTAAACTGCCATCAGGAGTTGAAGTtcaattttttagattttaacaacttttttttttgcatagCCGTTCTGTTAATGCTCACAATTTCTTGTCAGATGTGCTTTTTTCAAGGAAAAAGAAGGGCTTCTGCCAAATGGACATCAAAATCTGCATATTGGCCTGGAGATCTATCAAGTGATGCAAATTCTTTTGAGAAATTGTATGCTACCCTTGAAAATTTAAGGGATTTTGGATTGTtattgagaaaaatgttttctttttccttttcttctctacctctctctctctatatatatatctctTTGCTGCTGTGccaacttatttaattattcatcTGTAACAAAATCCTTCAATTTCTTTAAGGTTTAGTTAGAGCGTTTCAAACTTCT
Protein-coding sequences here:
- the LOC108341498 gene encoding anthranilate synthase alpha subunit 2, chloroplastic → MELIDELEVARRGPYNGGFGGIFFNGDMDIALALRTIVFRTNARYDTMYSYKDHMNKRREWVAHLQAGAGIVADSDLADEQRECENKVAALARAIDLAESSLVNKQ